In the Glycine max cultivar Williams 82 chromosome 6, Glycine_max_v4.0, whole genome shotgun sequence genome, AATCTATCATTtaggtttcattttttatttatttgatatgtaTATGTCTTTTTTAAAGTTTGGGGTATTTTCTTTTAAAGCTTACTCcacaataaaacattttaaacaagtgaaaaaataattttaaattaactatGTACTTAAATAATATGTAGGTCGAAAGTTAACTTATAAATAaaccaataaatatataatcttaaaatattataattaagtttacataatagtattattatgataatgatacgtcattaatataataataaaaactttttaattaaataagttaacTTATGAGactgaaaaaactttttaaatggtttttaaaattttttttaaataaaataactttatcctgacgttttttttaaagaaactttATCCTAAATTATGCCCCTGCTTGGAGTAATAAGTATCTTATTAAAAAGTGtgctattaattaatatttaatacctATGCAGTATTAGTTGGGACTCACTGCCCGTAGAAAATTTGTGCCACTTGGAAGACTtctgaataaataataatttattttaagtgtattgtttatccttatttttagaatattaattaagaaattaaaaaaaatatttagtgcgcagattatgaaataatatacataaaaaagttataaataattttgcgTATcttgttaagatttttttttgtaattttttaaccaCTATTCTAATAATTAATGACACTGGTtatcatttacattttttttgaatataCTGTTGGCCCTGTCTTGGTGTCCACAATTATTTGATGCTTGTTACCATGCATGTCTTACAATTGTCAACACGAAATTGACTTCCCTCGGGTCATATACTAGTAGTACGTACCAGTAGTAGTATTAATTAACTGTACAAGCCAATACTAATATCGGACAGTTAATTTGGTAATGACAACCACAGTTatgaatcttaattaattattcacagatccaatatatagatttttatttatttagatgtACTCCTATGGACTCAATAAACTTCACTTAGTCAGGCATCGTATCACTAAAACAGTTCAAACTACAAGTAATAGTGTAATTTCAAATCtttctataaatttttattttttacaataaatatcgaatgtattttatataattttccctccgtttctttttaatttttatatttttgaaacaaatttgttttcattCGTTTGTTATTTGCAAAATTCAAGATCGCACTTAAAAGATAAGACATATACAAAGGAAACGGATagagtacattttttttaaatgcaataaaaatactttctttataaaatagaagaaagatttacaaaaagttataatatatattattctagATAATATAGTTGTTCTGACTTCTTGTCTAGCTACCCTATATTATTagagtcatatatatatatatatatatatatatatatatatatatatatatatatatatatatatatatatatatataaagaaacaaaagtcaccacacataaaatattatctaCTTTAACTTGCACAAATCTCACAACttcatcttttaaaatatattttagttggtTGAGGGaaagatatttataaattaattatcattgaCCTTCATTTATAAGCAACGTGAGACTtttgataaaacaaaatattagtcGATCTCCAATCGAGACTAACATTCTAAAGGGGCTTGTGTAGCCCATCTAATTTTAAGTCTCTCTCAGGCACACAATGgggagttgctacgtgcacccagcattattgctggggcacccagcaaacagTGAAGTGGCGAAACTGCCCTTCAGCAattattcttccggaagaaggttcttccggaagaataatTTGTGTCTTCCGGAAAAACTCACAGACAATTTCCGGAAGAACGTCatccggaatgtttccggaagaagcttcttccggaagaattccagtgtcttccggaagaagcttcttccggaagttattttttttttttaatgcgtacgtaatgacgattttgcccttgtgtaaatttctttaaattaacgtCTTCAGGCTGTGTTTTACTgcgctttctttctttcttcttccgtttgctttgtttcttcttccgtttgctGTTGTTTCGGTGGTGGTCCCTTCAGCAGTCTGTTGGTGGTCCAGTGAAGTGaagtatttgaagatttggtggtcccgtgttccgtatttgaagttttattaGTGGCTGTTGTTCCTATTTTGTCGGAGGTACGCGTTTATTTCGTTTTCCGGTTagcttttagagaagaaaaacagtaaaaaatgtatccggaagaaattttaggcaCAGAAGGAGGAAGGTCCGGAATGACCACTTCCGGATGAAGGTCTTCCGGAATTTACGAAGGccaattccggaagaagtgctGCCGGAAACTATTTCCGGAAGATCTTCTACCGTATTTTTAATTTCTGACTTATGTATGAATCTCGTGCgtcaattttgattaattgctgtaatttattttaatttctgttttataatttttttaatttctgttttatatatatttctgttagttaataatgaattattggtttaattaggtataatgatatatattgtggattataattttttttgttttataatggtatatatatttctgttttataattttttttttatttctggtttatatatgttgtggattattgatttaattaggtataatggtataatattaaatgatttaggtaacttaaatgtataatggtacaaaaatgttttattagttgtttattatagtgataagtttagtttaagtaaataatgtagttataaatttagaatatagtgataattttaatatagtcgtgtatgatgcatatgtcctattaatatgtttgttatttaaggtgtagtaaatttttggatgtggttatatgataatttgaatgtacttgtgtatgatgcatatgtccttaagatggacgaagatcaatggaggtatgactttgcgatgtcacaagaagttcatatggattatgattatgataatcaagaagaatgtggagtgaatgaacgacatgtcgattgttcaaatgcttttaatacatctcaggtcacgtggaccaccagggaatccctctgcagcatcatcaccatctgacccctcaccactatcagcaccctgtgcgtccgcacgcatctcaggtgcctccgtaggctgctcagggacatcatcagtcatgtcagtgacgtcctcagccatatcacgtccctccgtagtcatctgatgaacgcgtagcctacgggctgaggcagtaggcctacgcctctcgggAACATCGCCAGCATCCTCGTCAGCAGCTCTATCTCTgcctacaaatctacctatggcacgacctaaacctcgtgttctggccatgatctgtaaatcatgtcgaacacgtttttttttcggtcaaaatatacacaattttctttataaaaaatcaactttatttataaacaaataagactaacttaaatcaaatcattttcacacatacacgacctaattttaaaaaaaaaattaaacaacttcatttatataaaaaaaacaactaatgtaaaataaaattattaataaacatgcacaacttaatttttttttaaaaaaattaaacaacttcatttatataaaaaaaaacaactaatgtaaaataaaattattaataaacatgcacaacttaatttttttttaaaaaaattaaacaacttcatttataaaaaaaaaaaacacaactaatataaaaaaaattaattagtaaacttccacaacttaatttttaaaaaaaaataaacaacttcatttataaaaaaaaacacaactaaattacttagtaaacatcaacaagttaattttttttttaaaaaaataaacaacttcatttataaaaacaaaacacaactaatataaaaataattcattactaaacatccacaacttaactttttaaaaaaattaaacaactaatgtaaaaaaaaaattatttagtaaacatccacaatttttttagtaaataaaatacttcatttataataaaataaactaattaattataaaaaattagtatttttataaaacttccaaaacacacaactttaattataaaaatagccaacttcatttttaaagaaaaaacactaatttaaaaaaaaacaataaacaaaaacaaacacaactacttttataaaaaaaaattaatttacaaattaatatttagtaaaaatacacaatttaaattataaaaaaaatatgacatcaaaaacccaaacttcatttttcataaaatctaaaaaacaaaataaccaaaataaataaaataattcatttaaaaaaaaacaaaacaatttctgtttaaaaaaaatttaaaaaaaaaaaaaaaaaaaaaacccacttccggaagaagtggttcttccggaaacactccggaagaagggttcttccggaaaggtcttccggaagtttgaaacttcttccggaagtgggcgtcttccggaattcttccggatgaaccacttcttccggaaagttcccGGAAGACGTTTTCCGgaagtcttccggaagaagtgttcttccgaaagacgtttggttacttccggaagaacacttcttccggaaaacgttcttccggaacttccggaagaacccctaaCGGGTCTTCCGGAAGACTCCGTCGTCAGCCATTTCCCCATTTTTTCCGGCGTCTCCTGctctcgtcttctaccctaCGGTTCCGCTAACCTAAGGTTCTTCTAACCTACCCTAAATGCTACAACTACAGTGCATAATAAAAGCAAAGGGAAGATTAGGGACACCTACCTCGAACGGAAATGGCGTCCAACCGAAGCAGCAGCTGGGCTCGCGGTGAAGGAGAAGGCTCGCGGAAGAGGTATGCAAAGGAAGAACGAGAAGGCTCGCGGAAGAAGGCTCGCGGAAGGAAGAAAAGCAGAAGCAAGAAGAAGGCTTAGTGATTCCGGGAGAGgagaagaaaactatttcaatattttaaacttttttaatgaAGGGTAAAATGGTAGTTTCaataaattgctgggtgcaccagcaatattgctgggtgcacctagcatatcCCCACACAATGATGTTGTCATATGCATGATTGCAACTAATTgaataaatgtatttttcattAGCACTGTCAAAATGAAGTTTGTATAATTGTGTGAATTAAGATTTTAGTTATATTAACGTGTTTATGGGTAATTGCGAGATTGCTAAGGTGTTTTTCATAAATGGTTTTGTTATTCATATAAACAtctcatataatattttatataacaatttatatgtgTTTGGTTATAAAATATCCTTGATGCACATCAAGAATTAAATTGAGTTTTTAGgtttagaattttttaactttagacTTCAATTGAGATTAGCATTGAGATTTGGTTCTTTAAATTATacgttttttcaaaaataaaatccatttaattatgattattgattaaaaagttaatgattaatatttaatcaattttagatATTGTCATGCATACAGTGATTGCttcttattaaaatttgattttttaaaattaacagtTATCTTccaatcaaattatatattattcacgatagatatattttttaaaactgaacCTCAATTTTCCCTTCCTTTCCTCATCTTTAATTCATTATATTCATGTTAAAATCACTTTAGATAACTATGCAATGATTGCTAAAATGGGTATGCAGGGATTATGTGCGGGTGTGGGTGTGGTGTGGCGTGTACCTTTGTGTGAGAACAGGAAATGCTAAGAGCCTTACTAGTTACTAAGACTTTCGTCCTATTGCATTGTCTAAGGAAGAAAAAGACTATTAAAGttatgtttggattaaagttgGAAAAGTATTTTTGCAAATtccaatgcatatataatagaaaatttcaatggataaaatgaaaaataagtgttgctttgaaaataaaaaacttttaaactcTTCCAACTTAAATCTAAACATTCACTGGTTGAGAGAATTCAAAGGAAGACAACTCTCGTATTAATTGTATCATCAAGTCAGCCTACAAGTTGCTTTAATCTCAacagaacttttttttttctaatctttGCCGGAGGCTGTTTTTAGACATTTTGGAATTGGGCAATCCATTTAAAGGTGTTGACGTATGATTAAAACAAAGAAGATGGAAGATATAAAAATAGGTTATGATGATTTATTTCCTTAACAGAAATGTTGAATAATAAACatatcatttataatttatattaattacgtaggaaataaattaattttaaatttttaaaagtcagttttgaaaatttgtatttttcttacATTAACAATGAGCTTTTAAACTTGGTTTGATATTACCATATTTATATGTCTTCGTTCTATAATAATTGTgtgatttgagaaaaaaaaatccaaaaataagtgttagtaattaatttttcaatataacattaattattttttttattaataattctaataaatattacttcaattttttaatctaaattaatattatcttctttcatttatttaatgaaattagttttgtaaaactataaaaaaattagttattaaaatttctttaattattatacaaacacatttatttatttacttgcaTATGCGCGCGAGCgctaggacgaaaaggaagcaTTATAAATCGCGGGATGGAAGTAGCGGCAAAGATTTGATTTGGTAAGGTGACAGcaaacgatttttttttttctttctttatagttTTCTATAGAACAAAGAGCATTCGCCTCACATATGTAATATATTGAATGATTCCATGTTAGTTAGTGCATTTTGGAAATCCTGATGGTGAATGAAGGTCGTTTTCTTCCCACGATGGATCTGCTACGGTCGGAGCCTATGCAACTGGTTCAATTGATCATTCCAATCGAATCGGCTCATCGATCCATCTCTTACCTTGGCGATCTCGGCCTCATTCAATTCAAAGATGTGCGAATCCCTTTCAATTCTCATTGCTCTCGCTTTAGATTCTTTTACCTTGCTCTGTTTCACTTTTTTCAATGGTGTTTTGATACCCTCATCTAACTcaatgttatttatttcttacattGATAAAATCGATTCTCCAGCTCAATGCAGATAAAAGTCCATTCCAGCGAACTTATGCTTCTCAGGTGCCTATCAAATCTCTATCTGCGCTTCCGTTTATACCTTACATCATGTAAAAAAGAATTCCTTTGCACCTATGAATCGTGTGTGTGTTGTTGAAGAATTGGAACTCTCTAAAAATGCTATAAGATCTGAATAACCTCCGTAATAACTTGGTGTCCCTGCAATACGTGCATGGCCTTATcgagatttttaatttttcaatttactGTAACCAATTTTTACAATTCACATTTTGTTGAAAACAACCGATATTATAGatctgtttttattttgatctcCGCATGTCTTAGATGTTCAATGTTCTGTTATGGTGAACCTATAATGAGAAGTTGATTTCTGTTATTGCTATCTTAGGCACATGAAAGAATTCCTTCAAGTAAATATAACGAGGTGATCTTAGGActtatttgtattaaattaaaatagggtaaaattcattttgatagaatttattttgaattgttgaaCTAATTGAACATGcgctaaaattaattttaactatagATTTGAAGTTAGTACATCTGAAAGTGAAAGGGAGGTACAATGAGACCgttctctgtctctctctttctctttttgtgcaAGAGGTATTGGTGAGGCTCAGTGACAAATAGTATTTTTGTCTCTTTagaaactttatgaattatttttgttttttaatgcaACATTGAAGTCGTCAATATTGCTAAAAAAAGTATATCACATCTTTTGGTACTTCTTGTATTTTGAACGGTTCGAAAAATTCGTAACATCATATACTTCTACTGATATGTCACATTTTTTAGTATTGATTTACTGAACTGGAAAACTTATCATTTTATCTTATAGATTAAAAGATGTGGGGAAATGGCACGTAGGCTACGGTTGTTTAAGGAACAAATGACGAAAGCAGGTGTATCGCCCTCAACGTGGTCAACAAGAGACAATCATTTTGATCTGGAACATTTGGAGGTTGTTACATGCTCTGAAAACTTTGTCACCCATTCTTCTGTTCAAGAGCGCAGTATTATGTAATGAAACTTTTCTTCATGGCTAGGTTAAACTTGAAGAACTTGAAGCTGAGCTCCTCGAGATTAATGCAAATAATGAAAAGTTACAACACACTTACAATGAGCTATTAGAGTATAAGCTTGTTCTGGAGAAGGTATGGTTTGCTAAGTTCTCCTTTGCACAAATGCCATAATCACTTCTGACGCTTAGGTTAACTGTTCATCTTGCTTGTGTTTAATTAAAAGTGTATCAGCATTTAAGTTttgctatattattatgatttatttctgTAGACGTCTTGCTTACACATACTGTTAGTACAGAGTCATACTTATTCTTGGGCTTATGGCATGTATCTGATCATATAGcttggtcttttcttttctcttctttgttgGATAAGAAAACTGCAGTCAAAGTGGTAATTCCTTTTTTGATATATCATTTCAGGTTGGAGAGTTTTTCTCTTCAGCAAAAAATAAGGCTGTAGCTCAGCAGAAAGAGCTTGAATTTCAGACAACTGTTGAAGGGTCTATTGACAGTCCATTATTATTGGAACAAGTATAAGCTGCATCTTTGTAGTTTCTGTTCATTACTTTACAGTTTTGTTCTATTTCTCCTGTAGATGATGCTTAGTAAATTTATGTTCAGGAGGAGACGACAACAAAGCAAATTAAGCTGAGGTTTATTAGTGGACTTGTTCATAGGGAAAAATCAATTCCTTTCGAAAGAATTATATTTCGTGCTACTAGGGGAAATGTGTTTCTCAAACAGGCTGTGATTCAACATCCTGTTCTTGATCCTTTGTCAGGAGAGAAGGTTATTTTAaactcttaaatttaaatttttaacctCTTGCAAAAATTTAGATATGTAGTATGAGCACTAGATCATCACAGTtcctctttttatttaaaaaactgtGAACTTACAGAGATGAATGACAATGCTACTTTGACATATttctatattataattattttttctgattCTGGAAATCTACTCTTCTATTGCTACTAGTTACTTCTACTGTCTTGATCTTTTTTAGTTCATAAAGTCATAGCCTCCCTTTTTACAGGTTcataaaaatgtatttgttGTCTTTTATTCTGGAGAAAGAGTTAAAAGcaaaattctgaaaatatgtGATGCTTTTGGAGCAAATCGTTATCCTTTCTCAGATGACTTGAGTAAACAATTTCAGACGATAAGGGAGGTATACGtaatttttccttttaggtTCTTGATTAGCTTTAAGTTGTTGTTAAGCGCTAAATGCTTCAGATTGCTGCATCTTGAGAATTTCTTGTCGAATATTAAAAAGAACTACATATTTGATATGTAGTTTGGTTATTTCAGATGAATGTTTTACACCTTTAATCTTTTTTGTAACTTTTGGTACAGCTATTGTTCAGTTATGTTTTTCTGGTAACAtgtcttgtttttcttcaataGCGTACATAAAACTTGTAAATTTCAGTGATCTTGATCAACCTTGTTGGTGCATGTTGTTTTGGTTGCTaatcgttaatttttttttttgtttttattttccttatccAAGTTCAATAGTGTTTATGCAATGACTTAAgtgaaccatttttttttcctaaagtgCTATTGCATGTTTGGATGGAATTGTTTGGTAGAATaatcaaaggaataaaaaaaacttttatgaattttttttatcataaacaaAATTTGGGACAGGATTATAATGGGGATAAAAAGCATTTCTAAGGAGGAAAGTCTTTTGTTCTTCAATAGCCTATCTATAACTTTGTCAAATTTCAATAATATTGATTGACCAGCCATGTTGTTTATTTgtcgatttttttttcttaattttatctctaaaattaatgattttaaatataaaaccaCTTAGTTTAAATAACTTTATAGCTTTTTTCTTgtacttttattataaaatataaaatatttaaacaattcaaacaaagcAAATTAATTTTTGCCTAACGtatccaaacataaaatttatttgtatacttgattataaaaatattgttatcatatataatcaattagtagtatttaaatttgtgtGTAGTTCCTGCTTCGTTTCCAAATGACAGTCTCTGTGACTCAGCGAAACCGTTTCTACATTATGTGGTGAAGGGAAACACATGTCCAAAGGCGAGAATACTAGGATATAGTTGACTAACTTAATTGAAATGATTATAAAAACATTGAATCAATCCCACATGCTTTTGTTTGGAAAAGATATTCACCAAATACGAGAATCTGGATTTATGATGTGGGTTTTTTCAACTTCCCCACAGTAGTTGATCTACTTTATCCATAGTAGAGTTCTTCATAGACTGATTTCGGATAAGCTACAGGAAATAATTATTGCATATTATGAACCTGATAGGTTTCAGGAAGACTTTCAGAATTGAAGACTACCATTGATGCAGGGTTGATTCACCGGAGCACCCTATTGCAGACAATTGGATATCACTATGAGCAGTGGAGCCTTCAGGTTTGTTTAATTCTAGACCTAGTATTTCTAAAGGATAATTGCTAAAAGACAAGCGTAGACTATTTGATTCGTGCTTCTGCTTTCAGTTTTGCTGCTAAGCTTTTGCAATTAATTTTCATTACAATGCTAACATTTCCTTTCTTCAATTTTAACTGATAGTTGAAGAAGGAAAAATCCATTTATCACACTCTAAATATGCTTAGCATTAATGTGACAAAGAAATGTCTCCTTGCAGAAGGTTGGTGTCCTGTTTTTGCAACAAGCCAGGTTCGTCCTTGAACTATGTATAAGATGTGCATAAACCTACATGTAGTGCAGTTTTTACCTGCTGGCATAACTAACTAATTTGATTCACTACTTGACAGATTCACAAAGTATTGGAGCGGGCAACTATGGACTGCAGTTCTCAAGTTGGGGCGATATTTCAAGTTTTAGAGACAAAGGAATCACCACCTACCTATTTTAGCACAAACAAattcacttcttcttttcaaGAAATTGTAGATGCCTATGGGTAATTTACGTAGACCTCAGCATGTGCATTTCTAAATCCATTCCCTTTTATTTGTCTGTTTATTTGGTTATAGCTGAGAATATATATAGAAAGTGAAAGCACTTGTATTAACTTGCGTTATACTTGGTACCTGGTTATCtggaatatttattttatatttttgaagggAAAAATAAAGTGTCTAATACAGTCTTTAGCTCTTGAACTCTTTTTCATCTTAATCAAAAGatatgtgtttcttttcattggTCCACATAAATATAATGTATGTTGTCTGTCTATTCTCGGATATGTTGACAgctatataaaattatcatattaacTCAACATTATTTCCTACTCCAGTGATGTATCTTAAATTTAAAGTAATGTACTTTCAGAAAACCGGGGCACTGGTGTGATTGTATCTACTCTTGTAGTCAATTCATCCCTAAATATAGCTTTTCAATCCAACAGAGTTGAGAATGAAGACATGCGGATTATATGTAATTTAGAATATATGTTTTCGTTTAgttcaatataatatataatattgttgAAGTGTTTAGACCGCATTTATCACAAAGTCAAAGTCTAATAACCGAGCCTTAGTTTTTATGGCTTGTCGTACAACTTGGACTAGTGGATTTTATATCCCTATTTACAACTAGTTTCTTAGTTGCTTCTTGATTTATTGATAATCTGCCTGTAACTCAAATAATCGTTAATACTTGACAGAATCGCCAAGTACCAGGAAGCAAATCCCGGTGTATACACAATTGTCACATTTCCATTCCTTTTTGCTGTGATGTTTGGTGACTGGGGGCATGGCATATGCTTATTA is a window encoding:
- the LOC100805813 gene encoding V-type proton ATPase subunit a3 — translated: MVNEGRFLPTMDLLRSEPMQLVQLIIPIESAHRSISYLGDLGLIQFKDLNADKSPFQRTYASQIKRCGEMARRLRLFKEQMTKAGVSPSTWSTRDNHFDLEHLEVKLEELEAELLEINANNEKLQHTYNELLEYKLVLEKVGEFFSSAKNKAVAQQKELEFQTTVEGSIDSPLLLEQEETTTKQIKLRFISGLVHREKSIPFERIIFRATRGNVFLKQAVIQHPVLDPLSGEKVHKNVFVVFYSGERVKSKILKICDAFGANRYPFSDDLSKQFQTIREVSGRLSELKTTIDAGLIHRSTLLQTIGYHYEQWSLQLKKEKSIYHTLNMLSINVTKKCLLAEGWCPVFATSQIHKVLERATMDCSSQVGAIFQVLETKESPPTYFSTNKFTSSFQEIVDAYGIAKYQEANPGVYTIVTFPFLFAVMFGDWGHGICLLLAALYLIIREKKFASQKLGDIMEMAFGGRYIIMLMALFSIYTGLIYNEFFSVPFELFGPSAYGCRDSSCRDASTTGFIKVRSTYPFGVDPKWHGTRSELPFLNSLKMKMSILLGVSQMNLGIIMSYFNAKYFENNINIWYQFVPQIIFLNSLFGYLSLLIIIKWSTGSQADLYHVMIYMFLSPTDDLGENQLFVGQKLLQLVLLLLALVAVPWMLVPKPFLLKKQHQERHQGQSYDLLYGTDDPLESESQSIPHDEFDFSEVFVHQLIHTIEFVLGAVSNTASYLRLWALSLAHSELSSVFYDKVLLLAWGYNSTIVLIVGIFVFICATVGVLLLMESLSAFLHALRLHWVEYQNKFYEGDGYKFFPFSFTLLTDEDEL